The following coding sequences are from one Streptomyces angustmyceticus window:
- a CDS encoding FUSC family protein has product MTWLRALGLIVRSGLTIERTRLEPLVALRAAAGVATVIGLALWLVSPAYAASAAFGAFSAGTATFQRSWRPRKVLALAAGAGLALSTFLGYLAGAHPVSFLLLLAVWSFGAGMAWAAGSTSGIVAATTIGIMLVTITLPTTVVQALEHAAVIAFGGVVQATLILLFPIRRWGAHRDALACALAAVADYARRLRDDPVAPFAPEPMMTARDAAAVTPWQARRRPAALHGPRGLAERIRPVLASLADPRVGAPAEGPERDRARELLKAAGEVLDAAAHSIRRGTPVRAPSEAMEVLRGGEDEVLRGPARLAAVRLFDLLREVVETADSSDTHAANAPALVRPTMFRMVPVVLRAMRRELTWDSTVLRHAVRLAGVACLGYLLGNALPLGHGYWVPITSVMVLRPDFHQTYSRAVARFSGTLVGVGLATGVVQLAHPGAYLSGGLAVLSAGLMYLLMRTGYAVSQSFAAAYVVFLLGMGGAEWHQTVRDRVLLTLLGGALAMLAYVVFPAWETPRLLDRLADWLAANGRYAAAVVDSYADPDRGHRAEVRQALLAARTKEAAWDEAFERAKQEPVKHRGLTRSAAQDAYEALKSMGRAAMLLEAHLPGPEVRPVPEAALFAAALRADTARAARDVRERRAPGWERVAAALDAWEGSDGGDDPVVRRGAELLLGALEELTAALGTTPLERDVEPVREAREGRQERPAPEEEAADAEEEQELRRGRGDGSAPPPKDVG; this is encoded by the coding sequence GTGACGTGGCTGCGGGCGCTGGGGCTGATCGTGCGCTCCGGACTGACCATTGAGAGGACCCGGCTCGAGCCGCTGGTCGCACTGCGCGCCGCGGCCGGAGTGGCAACCGTGATCGGGCTCGCGCTGTGGCTTGTCTCCCCGGCCTATGCCGCGTCCGCCGCGTTCGGGGCCTTCTCGGCTGGCACCGCCACGTTCCAGCGGAGTTGGCGCCCGCGCAAGGTGCTGGCGCTGGCCGCCGGCGCGGGCCTGGCGCTCAGCACCTTCCTGGGATATCTGGCGGGGGCGCACCCCGTGTCGTTCCTCCTGCTGCTCGCCGTGTGGTCCTTCGGCGCCGGAATGGCCTGGGCCGCGGGCTCGACCTCCGGGATCGTCGCGGCCACCACGATCGGCATCATGCTGGTGACCATCACCCTGCCGACCACCGTGGTGCAGGCGCTGGAGCACGCCGCGGTGATCGCCTTCGGCGGTGTGGTGCAAGCGACGCTGATCCTGCTGTTCCCGATCCGCCGCTGGGGAGCGCACCGGGATGCGCTCGCCTGCGCCCTCGCCGCCGTGGCCGACTACGCCCGGCGGCTGCGGGACGACCCGGTGGCCCCCTTCGCCCCGGAACCGATGATGACGGCCCGCGACGCCGCTGCGGTCACGCCGTGGCAGGCGCGCCGGCGGCCCGCCGCCTTGCACGGCCCCCGCGGCCTGGCCGAGCGCATCCGCCCGGTCCTCGCCTCCCTCGCCGACCCCCGGGTCGGCGCTCCGGCGGAGGGGCCGGAACGCGACCGGGCGCGGGAACTCCTGAAGGCGGCCGGCGAGGTGCTGGACGCCGCTGCCCATTCGATCCGCCGCGGTACCCCGGTCCGGGCGCCCTCCGAAGCCATGGAGGTCCTCCGGGGCGGGGAGGACGAGGTGCTGCGGGGGCCGGCGCGGCTGGCAGCAGTGCGGCTGTTCGATCTGCTGCGCGAGGTCGTGGAGACCGCGGACAGCAGCGACACGCACGCGGCGAACGCCCCGGCACTGGTGCGTCCGACCATGTTCCGGATGGTGCCGGTCGTGCTGCGTGCGATGCGCCGCGAGCTCACCTGGGACTCGACTGTTCTCCGGCACGCTGTACGTCTCGCCGGGGTGGCTTGCCTCGGCTACCTGCTCGGCAATGCGCTTCCGCTGGGCCACGGCTACTGGGTGCCGATCACCTCCGTCATGGTGCTGCGGCCCGACTTCCACCAGACCTACTCCCGTGCTGTGGCCCGGTTCTCCGGCACTCTCGTCGGCGTCGGCCTGGCCACCGGAGTGGTGCAGCTGGCTCACCCGGGCGCATATCTGTCCGGCGGGCTGGCCGTGCTCTCGGCCGGGTTGATGTACCTGCTGATGCGCACCGGGTACGCGGTCTCGCAGTCCTTCGCCGCAGCGTATGTCGTCTTCCTGCTCGGGATGGGGGGCGCGGAGTGGCACCAGACGGTGCGGGACCGAGTGCTGCTGACCCTGCTCGGCGGTGCGCTCGCGATGCTGGCCTATGTGGTCTTTCCGGCCTGGGAGACCCCGCGGCTGCTGGACCGTCTCGCGGACTGGCTCGCCGCGAACGGGCGGTACGCGGCGGCGGTGGTCGACAGCTACGCGGATCCCGACCGCGGGCATCGCGCGGAAGTGCGGCAGGCACTGCTTGCCGCCCGTACGAAGGAGGCCGCATGGGACGAGGCTTTCGAGCGGGCCAAGCAAGAGCCGGTGAAGCATCGTGGACTGACCCGCAGTGCGGCCCAGGACGCGTATGAGGCGCTCAAGTCGATGGGGCGGGCGGCGATGCTTCTGGAGGCCCATCTGCCGGGGCCAGAGGTGCGGCCCGTCCCGGAAGCCGCACTGTTCGCGGCGGCCCTGCGGGCGGACACCGCGCGTGCGGCGCGGGACGTACGCGAGCGGCGGGCCCCGGGATGGGAGCGGGTAGCGGCGGCGCTCGACGCCTGGGAGGGCTCGGACGGCGGTGATGATCCGGTGGTGCGGCGTGGCGCGGAACTTTTGCTAGGGGCCCTGGAGGAGCTGACGGCCGCGCTGGGCACGACACCGCTGGAACGGGATGTCGAGCCGGTCCGGGAGGCGCGGGAGGGCCG